A single window of Gossypium arboreum isolate Shixiya-1 chromosome 13, ASM2569848v2, whole genome shotgun sequence DNA harbors:
- the LOC108461804 gene encoding F-box protein SKIP24, which produces MSWKNELPDELWRKILEIGIKASNFTFKDLCCVSICSRRLHRLSNDDLLWSHLISVDFPNQTSSSSSAKSLYKIRFEREKERKLWAHKRAVLRKESLVSEHLRKLREIEVRLREERNKLNSALLELSNLHKVSQASVALNVWQPEVVRGRHKQMVEQCVVPVESRVHALDMEVKLCNQQLQVFDKAYRDEKRRLDTAKEELKSMKYHPLRDYTLSSTENQENRKKRKKLKNMHQLS; this is translated from the exons atgAGTTGGAAGAACGAACTACCGGACGAGCTATGGAGAAAAATACTTGAAATCGGAATCAAAGCCTCAAATTTTACTTTTAAAGATCTTTGTTGCGTTTCAATCTGCAGCAGACGCCTCCATCGTTTATCCAACGACGACTTACTCTGGTCCCACTTGATCTCCGTTGATTTCCCCAATCAAACATCATCATCTTCCTCCGCCAAATCCCTTTACAAAATCAG gtttgagagggaaaaagagaggaaattgTGGGCTCATAAAAGGGCGGTGTTGAGGAAAGAGAGTCTGGTTTCGGAGCATTTAAGGAAACTTCGAGAAATTGAGGTTCGGTTACGTGAAGAAAGAAATAAATTGAACTCTGCACTTTTGGAGTTGTCTAATTTACACAAGGTCAG TCAAGCGTCCGTGGCTTTGAATGTGTGGCAGCCTGAGGTTGTGCGTGGTAGGCACAAGCAAATGGTTGAGCAATGTGTTGTACCGGTTGAATCTAGAGTTCATGCCCTAGATATGGAGGTTAAACTTTGCAACCAACAGCTACAAGTGTTTGATAAGGCTTAT AGAGACGAGAAGAGAAGGCTTGATACTGCTAAGGAAGAGTTGAAATCCATGAAATATCACCCTTTACGAGATTATACGCTATCAAGtactgaaaaccaagaaaatcggAAAAAGAGGAAGAAGTTGAAAAACATGCATCAACT CTCCTGA